Sequence from the Nitrincola iocasae genome:
CAGCATAATGCAAGGTATGCCGCACAGCTGCAATACGTACTCTGTGTGTCGCGTTTTTCACATTACCTGAAAATACTGATGCGAGACAAGGTGGGTAGTTTTACCTCTGTCGATGAGTGTCAGGCGTATCTGAAAAGTTGGCTACTGAACTATGTTATGTCTACCAGTGATGCCTCAGAGCATTTGCTGGCCAAATATCCCCTGCGTGAAGCGCAGGTCAGTGTGTTCGAATTGCCGGGTCAAGCCGGTGTGTTCAAGTGTGTGGTCAGATTGACGCCGCATTATCAATTGGAATGTGTTGAAACAGAACTGCTGTTCTCGACGGATGTCGTGAACAACGGTTGATGGAATTAACGAGGGAAGTCATGGACAGTGTGTTAGCAAAGTTTAACCAAGGGGCGTTAGATCAGGCGTTGTTGCAGGCACAATCGGCCTTGAAAGCCAGGGCGGGAGATGAAACCCTGCGGTTTTTGTTGGTGCAGTTATACCTGCTTGGTAATCAGTATGAAAAAGCCCTCACCCACCTGGGTTTGCTTGAACAGTCGGTCGCGCAGGATATGCAGAAGGCGTTCTCGATACACTGTTACCGTCAGATAACCCAGGCTTTGTCATCCCGACAGTTATTGTTTAATCAGCGCAAACTGGTTGAAGTTGACGTATCACAGGTTTCCGAAAAGGCGTTACAGGCACTGTTACGCCGCTTGGCCGGGGAGTCTGACGTCGATGAGGGCGTGGATGTCGATAATAAGCTGAATCGTCAGGCTCGGGTTGGCATGATTGAGGGTGATAGTCGCCAGGGTGAGTGGTTGGATCCGGATGATCTGTTGCGTGGCTTTGTTGAATGTATATCTCCCCAGGGCCTGTACCGTTTGATCCCCATGACACAACTTGAAAGCCTGAGCTTTGAGCCACCAGGCAAACCGCTGGACTGCTTGCTGCAACGTGTTACGGTTAGCTGGAAAGCCACGCCGTCAGCGAGCGCTAGGCAAGAAACACTGTTGCATATCAATCACTATCCGTTTGTTCCTGATGGAGTTGTCGATCTGAATGCAACAGATTGGGATGCCCAGCGACTGTCCTGTGGAGTTGTTGGCGTAGGGCAGAAGGTCTTTTGCCTGGATGATGAGCTGATTGCGGTGAGTCAGCTCAGGTCCATCGAGTTTGAGGCCTGAATATGTCGGTTACATTTCTAAACCGCTTCCTGGATGATCAGCCCGGATTTACTGAAGATCAGCCTGTTTCGCCACGGTTACTGAGTCGTCTTTATATGGATTCTGTTCTGGCTGATCTGGAACAGGTGTTGAATTCCAAAATGAATGTGGATTTCTACCAGCAGGTTGCCTTTGATACGTTGCTCAGCTTTGGGGTAGTAGATTTTTCTTCGGTGAATGTCGCTTCAAAAGACAGTGTTGAGCAATTGCGTCAGATATTGCTGAAGACGCTACGAGCGAATGAACCGCGCTTCTGTGATGTCAAGGTATCCATGAAAGAGCCAACGCTGAATCGTACACAGATCGCTTTTCAGGTGGATGCGGTGTTATCCCTTCATGATGGTGCAGAACTGGTGATGTTTAATGCCGCCTTTGTGCCGACTGTCAGACGCTTTAGACTCAGTGAGTAATCATGAAAGCAGCATTGATTGAGCTTTATCAAAAAGAATTAAATTATTTGGAAAGGGTCGGTGAAGACCTTGCCCAGAAGTACCCCAAGATTGCGCATCGCTTGCAGTTGACCGAATCGGGTAATCGAGACCCGCATGTTGAGCGATTGATACAAGCCACGGCGTTACTGAATGCACGTATTCGGGCTAAGCTGGAAGATGATTATCCTGAATTGAGCCAGGCAATCTTTGACCTGGTTTATCCTCATTATCTAAAGCCATTACCGAGCCATACCGTAGTCAGCTTCCAGCCATCATCAGATTTGTCTAATGCGGTACGGATACCCCGTGGCAGCTTGCTGGCATCTCCGGCGTCATCGGATAGAACCTGCCAATTTACCACCCTATACGATGTGGATGTACTACCGTTAACTGTACAGCAAGCAATGTTACGTCCGGCACCTTTTGAGGCGCCGCAGATTCCCTGTACCAATCAGATGGCCGGCGTGCTGCAGCTGGTATTTGATGCTACCGGTCTGGATACCCAGGCTTTGGCTAATACGGCATTGCAGCGTGTGCGGATTTATTTGAACGCTCCCAAGTACATAGCTTACCAACTCTACGAACTCTTATTCAGTCAGGTCAATACGCTGGCTTTGGCCCGGCATGCCTTGGATACACAACCGATACTACTGAACAAAGATATCATCAAGACAGTCGGTTTTGCTCCGGAAGAGGCAGCCTGGAGTTACTCTGAACAGTCATTTCCCGGCTACAGGCTGTTGTCAGAGTTCTTTGTGTTTCCGGAAAAATTTCTGTTTGTCGAACTGGATCTCTCGGCTATGCAGGAATTAGTAACTGATGGAGATACCTTCAGCCTGTTCTTCTATCTGAATAAAGCCTATGACGATATAGCCTCACATATTACTGCAGAGCATTTTCAATTGAATGCCACGCCGGTGGTGAACCTCTATGCACAAATGGCTGAGCCAATCCGCATTAGCCATACCCGGTCTGACTATCCTGTGGTTGCGGATGCCCGTAATCGACAGGATGTAAAAGTCTATTCGGTTGAGTCAGCGGTGTTGTCGGACGGTAGCGATCACACGATCCCCTTAAGCCGCTTTTTTGATTTTGAGCACTATGCCGATTATTCCGGACATCCCTTCTGGCATTTCAGCCACAAGCTGAACGAGACAAATGCCACAGGTCCGGATGCCGGGATTTCATTGCACAACCTGCCGCTGGATGTGCTGAATTCTAATCGACATTTGCTACTGCTAGAGTGTCTGGTGACTAATGATAATTTGCCCCATGAATTATGGAAGCTAGGGAAGTTGTCGCATCTGTCATTGTTTGAGGCCAATCCGGGCGTAACCAATGCCAAAATCTGCCTGCCAGTTAAGCCTGCGATAGTTGACTATGATCGGGATGGCCATCATTGGAAACTTATTTCACACTTGAATCTTAACTACCTTAGTCTCGGTAATCCGGCGGATTCAAGCAGTATTCTCAAAGAGATCCTATCGCTTTACGATTTCAAAAATAGTCCTGAAACCCGCAAAATGATCGATGCGCTGGAGGTGCTTTCCATCGAGCCTGAGGCCCGGCGGATTCTGTCTCCTGCCGGTATGGCTTTTTTCTGTCGGGGAAGTCGCTTCAGTGTAAGGCTTGATCCCAATAATTTTCCCGGCGCGAGCCCGTTCCTGTTCTGTACCCTTTTGGAACGTTTTTTATCGGTCTATACCAGTATCAACTCCTTTACACAGCTGGATGTCCAACTTAGTCAGACTGAAGAGCCTTATCATGCCTGGCCACCGAGAACGGGGGACCAATGTTTGATCTGAATTTTTATTTGCGCTATCGACCGGTTGAATATGACTTTTATCAGCTGGTACGCCTGGCGGAATGCCTGTATGTGGCGACGCAGAATAGCCGGGCAGGATTAATGCCTTCTGATCAGCCACTGGAGTCGGAGTTTATCGAATTTTCACAGCAGACAGAGCTGAATTTCACGACTCAGGGGGTTCTTTCTGTCGGTGTGGATGCCGATATGCCCGGGAAAAACCGCCTCAGGGTTGCCATGTTTGGTCTGTTTGGCAGTCAGGGGGTGCTCCCGTCTTTTTATACCGAACTACTTCATCAGCGTGCCCGGCAGGGTGATCATGCGTTTCGTGTTTATTTGGATGCACTCAACAGCCGGACACTGGGTTTTTTGTTTACTGCCTGGAACCGCAATCGCTATCCCTTTATTCACGAAAGGCGGCAGCGGTTGGAGGATAAATCGGCATTTCGGGGTGAAAATCTGATCTCAGGTTATGCCGGAACTCATCTGGATGCTTTTCAACAGGCACCAGTGATGACCCAGGTGGCCAGTTATTTTTGCGGTTATTTTTCCAATCAGCGGAAAACCTCCGCAGGTTTAAAGGCAATTTTCTCCAAGGTGATAGGAGTTGAGGTCATTGTTCAGCAGTTTCATGCTCGCCGCTATAAACTCCCGGTCGATGAGTGCAACCGACTTGGTTGCCGAGCCTCCAGCCTGGGTAGAGACTTTGTGGTTGGAGAGGAAATTATCGATGGCAATATGAGTCTGCGTGTTACCACCCATCCGGTCGATTATCTGCTGTTCGATTCCCTGCAGCCCGGCGGACCTTTGTATCAACTGGTTGCTGCAGTGACAGAGCAGTACCTAGGCATAGGCTTTGATGTGGAGTTGCAGCCAGTGTTGCGCAGTACCGAAGTACCGGTGGCAACTTTGAATAAGAACGGTCTTACCAACGCCACCCGTTTGGGTTACAATGCGTGGCTTGATGGCAGGATGCCGGCAATGGATGCAGATGATGTGTGTTTTACCTTGACCGGACAAACAACAGGATAGAGGAAGGATGGAATCCTTAGGACGATATCAGCTTAAAAGGATGTTGGGTGAGGGGGCCATGTCTCAGGTCTACCTGGCCTATGACCCCAAGCTACAGCGCGAGCTCGCGATCAAACTTCTGAAACCGGAGTTTGCTCAGGACGCACAGCGCGTAGAACTTTTCCTGAACGAAATTCAGCTCTCAGGGCGTCTGCACCATTCTAATATTGTCTCCATCTTCGATGTAGGGCAGATTGATGAAGTGCATTTCATTCTGATGCAACACTTCGAATCCCGTAACCTTGAATCCTGGTTTTGCGATCATCCCGATCTGACTATCGAGCAGTCACTGCGTATTGTGGTGCAGTTGCTTAAAGCGATTGAGCATGCACATGCAAAAGGCATATACCACCGGGACATTAAACCCAGCAATATACTGATTAATGACGAAGGCTTGGTTCAACTGACCGATTTCGGTGTGGCCTATCTGAATGAATCTGGTGTGACAGACGACACTTTCGTGATTGGTACGCCCTTTTATATGGCGCCAGAGCAGTTGCAGGGGCATCGGCCCACGGCTCAAAGCGATCTCTATTCGATTGGCGTGCTGCTTTACTATCTAGTGTTTGGAAAACTGCCATTCCAGGCCAGCACCCTGAAAGATCTTGATGAACTGATCCAGCGTTCTGAAGTGGATCTGGAATCGAAACAGATCCCTCCCAGTCTTAAAAAAGTCATCCGCAAACTGCTGCATAAAAACCCGGCATTTCGTTACCAGTCTGCAACTGAACTGCTCAAACAGTTGGACGCTTTGAATGCAGAGCTCAGGAGTGATGGCAAACTGTTGAACTTTCACATAAGCACTGCCTGGCGCAATACCGGTATCGTTGCACTTTGTTTTGGTATGTTGTGTGCCGCCTTGTTATATCTCACCGTCAATCAACTTTCTTCCAGTTTGCGCAATACACTAGTGTCTTATGGCGACATGTTTGTTGCTCAGATGCATGATCATCTGGCTGAGCCGGTACTCTTGGGAGACAGTGCCTCGATGAATGCAATCATTAACCGCTTTTCAGCTGCGGATGAGATTCTGTATGTCCATTTAGTCGATAACGAAGGTCGATACATGGCTTCCACTGATGGGGTTGATGCAGGCAGCTATTATCAGGCGCCTGCCGGACTCTCCCGCTTACAACTGGACTCTCAGTATGATGTGTTTCACTACCCTGTGGATCTGTCAGGTTCCGAAATCTATCGTTTCTCCAGTCGGATTCAGTATGCCGACTCCACTCTGGGGCGAATCTATGTCGGGATTAAGTCAGAAAATCTCGATGGTATCGTCAATAAAACCCTTTTCTATCTGCTCAGTTTTATCCTGTTGATCTGTGGGCTGGTGGTTGCCGTCGTATACTTAATTTATAGATATTTCTTTAAGCAGATCAAAGTGTTGAATGATGCTCTGCAAAGTCTCTATGCGGGTAATTTCTACACCCGCTTGAAAGTTGAACGCAAGGATGAAATAGGCGCGCTCAAATCCCAGTTCAATGACTTGGCCGAACAGCTGGAAAACTTCTTCGACCAGCCGCGCGCGGCTACATCCGCTGATGATGTTGATAGTGTACAAAAAAACTCACCGCAAGCGGCTGAGGTGCCAATCGAAGCAGATAAAACTGTGATATTGAATCTGAACAAAGGGATTGAAGGATGAATGCAAGGGCTCTGATCGGAAAACTCTCGGAAACCTCCCGCGAAGGTGTAGAAACAGCGGCTTCGGTAGCTGTTGCACATCGTCACTACGCTGTTGAGCTGGAACATCTGGTGATCGGTCTGCTGAGAACCGAGTCCAATCAATTGGCCGGGCTGTTGGCCGCATACAATTTGAATGCGGTACGTGTTATCGAAGAGATGGAGCGCAATATTGCCCATTTTGACCAGGGTAATACCCAGGCTCCTGCGTTTTCACCACGGGTCATTGAGGTATTTAAAAAGGCCTGGATGCTCTCGAGCCTTGAATATGGTTTTCCAGCGATCGCCTCCGCCGCTTGTCTGGTGGTGCTGTTCAAGGATGAGTCGCTCAGGTTGTTAATGCTGTCGCGTTGTGCCTCCCTGCAGCAGGCTGATTTGGATCGTATCGTGCGTGAAGGGCAACGGCTGGCGCGTCATGAGTTCACTTCGTTTTCGGAGAGTACCCCTGAGGGCGATGCTACGGACAGCGCTGAAGTACATCCGCAGGCTGGCGCTGCTCAGCCTGCAGCACGATTTGGCAAGCCTTCTGCGTTGGATGCCTATACGCTTGATCTTACTGCTCGTGCAAGGGCCGGGCAGTTAGACCCAGTGGTGGGCCGTGAAGCTGAAGTACGTCAAGTGATCGATATCCTCTGCCGCCGTCGACAGAATAATCCGATCCTGACAGGCGAGGCGGGTGTGGGTAAAACCTCGATTGTCGAAGGTTTGGCACAGCGGGTGATTGAAGGTCAGGTGCCTGAATCGCTCCGCCAGGTGGTGATCCGCATCCTGGATCTGACTCTGCTTCAGGCTGGAGCCGGTGTTCGGGGCGAATTTGAACAACGCCTCAAGTCAGTGATTGAGGAGGTCAAACAGTCACCTGTGCCGATTATTCTGTTTATCGACGAAGCACACACCCTGGTGGGTGCCGGTGGCAATGGTGGGCAGGGCGATGCGGCTAATATTCTTAAACCCGCTTTGGCACGCGGTGAGTTACGTACCATTGCCGCTACAACCTGGGCGGAATACAAAAAATATTTTGAAAAAGATGCGGCGCTGACCCGTCGTTTTCAAGTGGTCAAAGTTGAAGAACCTTCTATCGAGCAGGCCACAGCAATGCTAAGGGCTGTGGCAGACAGGTTCGAAACACACCATGGGGTGATGATTCTGGATGACGCCATCCAGGCAGCGGTCACTCTCAGCAAACGCTACATCAGCGGACGGCAACTACCGGATGTGTGCATCTCCTTGCTCGATACAGCCTGTTCACGCGTCAGCATGCAGCATCAAAGCAGTCCCTCGCACCTGGAAAATATCCAGGCGGCGATTCAACAGCTGAGTCTACAGGTCAAAGGCCTTGAGCGGGAACAGCAGGCCTATGGCGTGACGCATCAGGCACTGGATTCCTTGGTGAGTCGATTGTCTGATCTGGATATTGAGCGTCTGGCTGTTGAGCAACGCTGGCAGTCTGAAAGTGATTTAGTAACTCAAATTGTGGCGTTGCGTGGTCAACTGACCGAGTCACCTGAAGAGCCTCTTGAGCTGCATCAGCAATTGAGTGACCTGCAACAGCAGCTGCAGTTGCTGCAGGGCGAACAGCCACTGATTCGCCCGCATGTCGATGTCCAGGTGGTATCAGAGGTGGTCTCGGCCTGGACCGGCATTCCGGCAGGTAAAATGCTTTCCGGTGACGTGCAACGGGTGATGTCATTACGCCATGACCTGGGTAAACGCATCGTTGGACAGGATCATGCAATCGACCGTGTCAGTGAAAGTGTTCGAGTGTCCAGTGCGCGCTTGTCTGATCCGCGACAGCCCTTAGCGGTGTTTATGTTCTGTGGCACCAGTGGTGTTGGCAAGACCGAAACCGCCTTGGCCCTGGCCGATCTGATGTACGGTGGCGAGCAAAATCTGACTGTCATCAACATGTCTGAGTATAAAGAAGAGCATAAGGTTTCTCTGTTGATGGGCTCACCTCCTGGGTATGTAGGTTATGGTGAAGGCGGCGTACTTACAGAAGCTGTACGTCGCAAGCCCTACAGTGTGGTGTTACTGGATGAAATTGAAAAAGCCCACCCAGGGATTCAGGACATTTTCTATCAGGTGTTCGATAAGGGTACCTTGAAAGATGGTGAAGGTCGGGATATAGATTTCCGCAACACTCTGATCATCATGACCTCCAATGCCGGTACCGAAACGCTGACGGGATTAGCGGCTGATCCGGATACCCTGCCAGATGGCGAACAGTTGGAATCCCTGATAAAGCCAGAGTTGCTGCGCTATTTCAAACCCGCATTTTTGGGACGACTGCGGATTATTCCATATCTGCCTCTGCAAGATGACGCCATGGCGGGGATCGTTCGCTTGCAATTGGATAAGATCGTACAGCGTATTGCGCAGGAGCATGGGGTACAGCTCCGCTACGATGATCAACTACTGCAAACCATCGTCTCGCGCTGCAAGGAAGTGGATACGGGGGCCCGCAATGCCATTCACATCATCAGCAAACAAATTTTGCCAGCCCTGTCGCTGGTATTGCTCAACTCTCTGACAGACGAACAGCCGCTGAGCACTTTGCACCTGTCAGTCGATGATAACGGGCAGTTCAGTGTCGAAAGAGGTGATCAATCGTTATGAAACGCTTCAGGTTTTTCCACACACTGTTAGCGTTGATGTTATCTCTGATAGCAGGTCAGTCACTCGCAGAAACAGACAACTTCCGTTTTGCACTACCTGAAAGTTATCAGCCTTTCAGCATGACGCCGCACCCTGTTCATTATGGCAATGTGCTGGTGCTGATGCCACCGGAGGCCAGTACACCCTGGCAACAACAAGGATATCGTAATATTCGTGTGCTGATGTTAACCGAACCTCCGGAGGCTGCCGGTTTCGCTACTACAGGACAGGGTGTTCGTGCTTATGCTGACTCGATACTGAATAACCTGGGTGCAGACTGTGAGCAGCCCAGTGTGCATCTGGGTTCCCCTGTTCAACTGCGAGATGGGCTGGGAGTTGATTGGCGACGCAGTTGTCGTTCAGCGCAGGCCGAAGGGATGTATTTGGCTGAGCAAGGACGTCTTTATTTTGCCGATAGGGGAGTATACGGGCTGAGCCAGTTTGGTTTCAGTAGTAGCCGACAGGCTAGCATGACAGAAGCGGAACGCCACTGGTTCGCAAAATTTGTGTTCAATTCAAATTTCTGTCGTAGCGGTATGAATTGTGGTGATGAGGGCTACTTTAAATATTGGGTTGAGTATCAACCCGAAGTGCCCGCCACCTCTGAATGAAGTGGCATTTTAAGTGCAAACTAAAAGGATGTTTACATGGCTATATATCTTAAAATTGATGGCGTAGAAGGTGATGTGACTGAGTCAACTCATACCAATTGGGTTGAGTGTGATTCCATGAGTTGGAATGTCAGTCGGGCCCTCTCTACTAAACCAGGACAGGGTAAAGATCGTGAATCTACTTCTCCCAGTATAGGTGAAATTGCGCTGGTAACTAAGATGGATAAAAGCTCTCCGGTGCTTTTTTCTGAGGCTTGTGTAGGGCAGGGTAAAACTGCTTTGATTCACATGGTACAGACCAGTCCTAATGGTATAGAAACCTATATGGAATATACCCTCACCAATGCTCTGGTAAGTGAGTACAGTGTATCTGCCGATAGGATTAATCGTCCACTGGAATCTATTAAGCTCAACTTTACTAAAATTGAAATGAGGTATACACCCTGGGATGAGTCGCACCGCCCAGAAGGAAGCGTGCCTGCAGGCTACGATATCGCATTGGGGATTAAGCTTTAATCAAACTGCTGTTGAAGCACGTTTAACTCAACTAGGGAGAGACAAAATGAGTGGGTGTTATAACTCAGGCGATTTCAAAAAATACTTTAACGAAAATATGCAGGCGTTGGGACTACCGGTTCCTTCGACACTATTCGATAGCTACAACACTGCACTTGCTCATGCCATTGTTATGGTTGATGCGTTAAGAACGTTAGGTAAGGGCGCTACGGTGGCCGAGTTGATCGGCGCTACAACAGGTCTTGAAAAATTGAAAGTGGCAGCTACATTTGGTGCCTCTGCGTATGTTGGTGCCATTATCGGAAGTATAGCTGTCGCTAGTGGTCGTTCACTTGGATGTGGCTCGCGAATATCAGACCTATTTGTCTTTACACATCAGCATAATCTGCATTTTAAAGGTATTAATACATTTTATACGCAAAATCCTCAGGTGATTGATAAAGACCATTCATTTAGGAATAGCTTCGGCATCCGAGCTAAAAAATCGCCCTTATCGTTTGAGTATGCGTGACCGTTATGGTTAAGAATATTCTGATATTAATATCATGTGTAGTCATTGCAGTATTATCATGGTTTTTTTACTCTACTTTTGGTAAGTATGTAACCGCTTTTTTTCTGACACTTATTTTTATTTTCACTCTGTTTAGACCGGTTAAAAGAAAATTTTCTAGCAGGGTTAAGCCTGATGAATAATAATTTAATTAATTTATATGATAAATATCGAACGTCTAACAATTATGAACCAGTTTTATTCAATTAAAATTGTTGCCGCAGTAGTATGGATTTTGGTGATGAGAGCTACTTCAAATATTGGGTTGAGTATCAACCCGAAGTGCCCGCCACCTCTGAATAAATCTGTTTTTCTGTTGCCGGTGCAACAGGAAGGCAGGTTTGGTATGGGTACATGTTTAGGAAGTCGTGTATCTGTGAGTTGTGCTGCTTTATTGAGATGAAAGTCAAAATGGGTAGTATTTTATATGCAAACTAAAAGGATGTTTACATGGCTATATATATGAAAAATGCATGGAAAATTATAGCTGTTTTGTTAGTGATGCATATGATACAAGCATGCCAGGTGCATAACATTGATCATACAGATAACGATACAAATCTAAGCAGTGGGAAAGAACTGGTTCTGAAAGGTCGGATTTCATTGCCGTTACCTGAACAGTACGAAAAAGTGCTATTGGATGAGCACTCAATCATTATTACTGCGCCGGAGTATAGTATCGTGTACCGGTGGATAGATAAAGAAGAGATAGAGTTTATTGGCTCAAAAAATTCTCCTTACACGTTCTTTAAAAACGCTTTCACAAACCCAGCTTCAGAAGAGGAAAAACGATTTTTAGAAGGGTTGAAGAGTACAGTGCAGAGGTTTGATTATTCTTCTACTGATCTTGAATTTTTCTATTTTGATAGTGAAGATGGACAGCAAGTATATATCTTATCTCAGATTTTGGATTTTGTTGTAGAGATCACCTATAAAGGTGAGGGTGCCACATATATAGATAGCATTATAGTTAATTCAGAAGTTAGATAAAATAGGTTTGATATGGAAGTATTGATTGGGTAAGAAGGGTTATTTTAAAGACATTCTCTCAAAAATATTGAGAGGATAGTTGAATGTTAAAATCCTTAGCTAGATTATATAGCTTTATATGATGGAGTTTTTTCATAATAACACTTATGATTTTAGCTTGTATTCAATGAAAGCTGTAATCGGAAAAGTATAAATTGTGGTGATGAGGGCTACTTTAAATATTGGGTTGAGTACCAACCCGAAGTGCCCGCCACCTCTGAATAAATCTGTTTTTTTGTTGCTGATGCAGCAGAAAGACAGGTTTGGTATGGATACATGTTTAGGAAGTCGTGTATCTGTGAGTTGTGCTGCTTTATTGGGATGAAAGTCACAATAGGTAGTATTTTATATGCAAACTAAAAGGATGTTTACATGGCTATATATCTTAAGATTGATGGCGTAGAAGGTGATGTGACTGAGTCTTCTCACTCAAATTGGGTTGAGTGTGATTCAATGAGTTGGAATGTCAGTCGAGGTCTCTCTACTAAACCCGG
This genomic interval carries:
- a CDS encoding serine/threonine protein kinase, giving the protein MESLGRYQLKRMLGEGAMSQVYLAYDPKLQRELAIKLLKPEFAQDAQRVELFLNEIQLSGRLHHSNIVSIFDVGQIDEVHFILMQHFESRNLESWFCDHPDLTIEQSLRIVVQLLKAIEHAHAKGIYHRDIKPSNILINDEGLVQLTDFGVAYLNESGVTDDTFVIGTPFYMAPEQLQGHRPTAQSDLYSIGVLLYYLVFGKLPFQASTLKDLDELIQRSEVDLESKQIPPSLKKVIRKLLHKNPAFRYQSATELLKQLDALNAELRSDGKLLNFHISTAWRNTGIVALCFGMLCAALLYLTVNQLSSSLRNTLVSYGDMFVAQMHDHLAEPVLLGDSASMNAIINRFSAADEILYVHLVDNEGRYMASTDGVDAGSYYQAPAGLSRLQLDSQYDVFHYPVDLSGSEIYRFSSRIQYADSTLGRIYVGIKSENLDGIVNKTLFYLLSFILLICGLVVAVVYLIYRYFFKQIKVLNDALQSLYAGNFYTRLKVERKDEIGALKSQFNDLAEQLENFFDQPRAATSADDVDSVQKNSPQAAEVPIEADKTVILNLNKGIEG
- the tssE gene encoding type VI secretion system baseplate subunit TssE, giving the protein MSVTFLNRFLDDQPGFTEDQPVSPRLLSRLYMDSVLADLEQVLNSKMNVDFYQQVAFDTLLSFGVVDFSSVNVASKDSVEQLRQILLKTLRANEPRFCDVKVSMKEPTLNRTQIAFQVDAVLSLHDGAELVMFNAAFVPTVRRFRLSE
- the tssF gene encoding type VI secretion system baseplate subunit TssF, with product MKAALIELYQKELNYLERVGEDLAQKYPKIAHRLQLTESGNRDPHVERLIQATALLNARIRAKLEDDYPELSQAIFDLVYPHYLKPLPSHTVVSFQPSSDLSNAVRIPRGSLLASPASSDRTCQFTTLYDVDVLPLTVQQAMLRPAPFEAPQIPCTNQMAGVLQLVFDATGLDTQALANTALQRVRIYLNAPKYIAYQLYELLFSQVNTLALARHALDTQPILLNKDIIKTVGFAPEEAAWSYSEQSFPGYRLLSEFFVFPEKFLFVELDLSAMQELVTDGDTFSLFFYLNKAYDDIASHITAEHFQLNATPVVNLYAQMAEPIRISHTRSDYPVVADARNRQDVKVYSVESAVLSDGSDHTIPLSRFFDFEHYADYSGHPFWHFSHKLNETNATGPDAGISLHNLPLDVLNSNRHLLLLECLVTNDNLPHELWKLGKLSHLSLFEANPGVTNAKICLPVKPAIVDYDRDGHHWKLISHLNLNYLSLGNPADSSSILKEILSLYDFKNSPETRKMIDALEVLSIEPEARRILSPAGMAFFCRGSRFSVRLDPNNFPGASPFLFCTLLERFLSVYTSINSFTQLDVQLSQTEEPYHAWPPRTGDQCLI
- the tssG gene encoding type VI secretion system baseplate subunit TssG, whose amino-acid sequence is MFDLNFYLRYRPVEYDFYQLVRLAECLYVATQNSRAGLMPSDQPLESEFIEFSQQTELNFTTQGVLSVGVDADMPGKNRLRVAMFGLFGSQGVLPSFYTELLHQRARQGDHAFRVYLDALNSRTLGFLFTAWNRNRYPFIHERRQRLEDKSAFRGENLISGYAGTHLDAFQQAPVMTQVASYFCGYFSNQRKTSAGLKAIFSKVIGVEVIVQQFHARRYKLPVDECNRLGCRASSLGRDFVVGEEIIDGNMSLRVTTHPVDYLLFDSLQPGGPLYQLVAAVTEQYLGIGFDVELQPVLRSTEVPVATLNKNGLTNATRLGYNAWLDGRMPAMDADDVCFTLTGQTTG
- the tssH gene encoding type VI secretion system ATPase TssH codes for the protein MNARALIGKLSETSREGVETAASVAVAHRHYAVELEHLVIGLLRTESNQLAGLLAAYNLNAVRVIEEMERNIAHFDQGNTQAPAFSPRVIEVFKKAWMLSSLEYGFPAIASAACLVVLFKDESLRLLMLSRCASLQQADLDRIVREGQRLARHEFTSFSESTPEGDATDSAEVHPQAGAAQPAARFGKPSALDAYTLDLTARARAGQLDPVVGREAEVRQVIDILCRRRQNNPILTGEAGVGKTSIVEGLAQRVIEGQVPESLRQVVIRILDLTLLQAGAGVRGEFEQRLKSVIEEVKQSPVPIILFIDEAHTLVGAGGNGGQGDAANILKPALARGELRTIAATTWAEYKKYFEKDAALTRRFQVVKVEEPSIEQATAMLRAVADRFETHHGVMILDDAIQAAVTLSKRYISGRQLPDVCISLLDTACSRVSMQHQSSPSHLENIQAAIQQLSLQVKGLEREQQAYGVTHQALDSLVSRLSDLDIERLAVEQRWQSESDLVTQIVALRGQLTESPEEPLELHQQLSDLQQQLQLLQGEQPLIRPHVDVQVVSEVVSAWTGIPAGKMLSGDVQRVMSLRHDLGKRIVGQDHAIDRVSESVRVSSARLSDPRQPLAVFMFCGTSGVGKTETALALADLMYGGEQNLTVINMSEYKEEHKVSLLMGSPPGYVGYGEGGVLTEAVRRKPYSVVLLDEIEKAHPGIQDIFYQVFDKGTLKDGEGRDIDFRNTLIIMTSNAGTETLTGLAADPDTLPDGEQLESLIKPELLRYFKPAFLGRLRIIPYLPLQDDAMAGIVRLQLDKIVQRIAQEHGVQLRYDDQLLQTIVSRCKEVDTGARNAIHIISKQILPALSLVLLNSLTDEQPLSTLHLSVDDNGQFSVERGDQSL
- a CDS encoding Hcp family type VI secretion system effector — protein: MAIYLKIDGVEGDVTESTHTNWVECDSMSWNVSRALSTKPGQGKDRESTSPSIGEIALVTKMDKSSPVLFSEACVGQGKTALIHMVQTSPNGIETYMEYTLTNALVSEYSVSADRINRPLESIKLNFTKIEMRYTPWDESHRPEGSVPAGYDIALGIKL
- a CDS encoding type VI secretion system accessory protein TagJ, with the translated sequence MDSVLAKFNQGALDQALLQAQSALKARAGDETLRFLLVQLYLLGNQYEKALTHLGLLEQSVAQDMQKAFSIHCYRQITQALSSRQLLFNQRKLVEVDVSQVSEKALQALLRRLAGESDVDEGVDVDNKLNRQARVGMIEGDSRQGEWLDPDDLLRGFVECISPQGLYRLIPMTQLESLSFEPPGKPLDCLLQRVTVSWKATPSASARQETLLHINHYPFVPDGVVDLNATDWDAQRLSCGVVGVGQKVFCLDDELIAVSQLRSIEFEA